In Rutidosis leptorrhynchoides isolate AG116_Rl617_1_P2 chromosome 2, CSIRO_AGI_Rlap_v1, whole genome shotgun sequence, one genomic interval encodes:
- the LOC139893262 gene encoding 1-aminocyclopropane-1-carboxylate oxidase homolog 1-like, whose product MATITTTASKISPYNRAAELKAFDETKAGVQGLVEAGIKHVPRIFINPPETTFYKTSTTFDIPLIDLESTDRASIVDKVRSASENLGFFQVVNHGIPISVMNEALQGVRRFHEQDVNVKKKFYTRDPTKALVYNTNYDLFVSPSANWRDTYFTFMAPSPPSPEELPEVCRDTQIEYSKHVMKLGGLLFGLISEALGLKTSHLGDMDCDEGLAYVGHYYPACPQPDLTMGATKHTDDAFITVLLQDEIGGLQVLHQDHWIDVTPTPGALVINIGDLLQLISNDRLKSVEHRVVANEKGPRMSVACFFSTSLAPSTKVYGPIKELISDENPAKYRETTVHDFIQYSFAKGLDDVPRLLHLKL is encoded by the exons ATGGCAACCATCACAACCACAGCTTCTAAAATCTCACCCTACAATCGAGCAGCCGAACTTAAAGCTTTCGACGAGACAAAAGCAGGCGTTCAAGGCCTAGTCGAAGCAGGAATCAAACATGTCCCTCGCATCTTCATCAATCCACCCGAAACAACCTTCTACAAAACCTCAACCACTTTCGATATTCCACTTATAGACCTTGAGTCCACCGATCGGGCATCAATCGTAGACAAGGTTCGTTCGGCCTCAGAGAATCTAGGATTTTTCCAAGTTGTTAACCACGGAATCCCAATAAGTGTAATGAACGAAGCGCTTCAAGGTGTTCGTAGATTTCACGAACAAGATGTTAACGTAAAAAAAAAGTTTTACACTAGAGATCCTACAAAAGCCTTGGTGTATAACACGAATTACGATTTGTTTGTTTCTCCATCTGCAAATTGGAGGGACACTTACTTTACATTCATGGCCCCTTCACCTCCATCACCTGAAGAATTACCTGAAGTTTGTAGAGATACACAAATCGAGTACTCGAAACATGTGATGAAGCTTGGTGGCTTACTTTTTGGACTTATTTCTGAGGCCTTAGGGTTAAAAACTAGTCATTTAGGTGATATGGATTGTGATGAGGGGCTAGCATATGTTGGCCATTATTACCCTGCTTGTCCCCAACCGGATCTAACGATGGGTGCAACGAAACACACGGATGATGCGTTTATAACGGTGCTTTTACAAGACGAAATTGGAGGGCTTCAAGTACTTCATCAAGATCATTGGATCGATGTAACTCCAACTCCGGGTGCTCTTGTGATCAATATTGGTGATCTACTTCAG TTGATTTCGAATGACAGATTGAAAAGTGTGGAGCACAGAGTGGTGGCCAATGAGAAAGGGCCGAGGATGTCAGTAGCATGTTTCTTCAGTACATCGTTAGCTCCATCCACGAAAGTGTACGGACCGATCAAGGagttaatttcggatgagaatccAGCAAAATACAGAGAAACCACCGTTCATGACTTTATTCAGTATTCCTTTGCTAAGGGCCTTGATGATGTTCCTCGTTTACTTCATTTGAAGCTTTAA
- the LOC139893263 gene encoding uncharacterized protein encodes MAFLSFVGRVLFVSVFVLSAWQEFNDFGVDGGSAAKALTPKYNMLSKHFTTHTGVQIPAFEIKFLIAGAIALKALGSFLFIFGSTIGATLLILHQVIATPILYDFYNHDIEKKEFLQLFIKFTQSLALLGALLFFVGMKNSIPRRSSTTKKAPKTKTT; translated from the exons ATGGCGTTTTTATCATTCGTCGGTCGTGTACTTTTCGTTTCCGTTTTCGTTCTCTCTGCTTGGCAAGA GTTTAATGATTTTGGAGTTGATGGTGGATCTGCAGCAAAAGCGCTTACGCCAAAGTACAACATGCTTTCAAAACATTTCACAACACATACAGGTGTCCAAATACCAGCTTTTGAG ATTAAATTCTTGATTGCTGGAGCCATAGCCCTTAAAGCCCTTGGAAGCTTCCTTTTCATCTTTGGCAGTACCATTGGTGCTACTCTTCTG ATTCTGCACCAGGTGATCGCCACTCCCATCTTATACGATTTCTACAACCATGACATTGAGAAAAAGGAATTCCTTCAACTGTTCATCAAATTCACACAG AGTTTGGCATTGTTGGGGGCACTCCTGTTCTTCGTTGGGATGAAGAATTCGATTCCAAGAAGATCTTCAACCACAAAGAAGGCTCCCAAAACGAAGACCACCTAA
- the LOC139889873 gene encoding uncharacterized protein, with amino-acid sequence MNISHMCFADYLLVLCYGNEDSVAVVKNALDSFSKVSGLYSYLGKSTIFFRSICMSTRQNILHIIPLFLSKLSVRYLGIPPISKRLSVGDYKCLIDKVKDKVNNWRNEKLSYAGRLPLINSILSYMHVYWTSVFMLPSTVKGVKEFSLESRDNVNGKAKLAWKIVCTAKESIWDIKVESRDSWNWAKLLSLRDMILDHVHCEIVNGESTSLWFSKQFWEYMKDKILFKGLSHKIGIILEVMARYPFKNQIWSIITRLVITAAVYYIWGKEIVESSKG; translated from the exons ATGAATATTTCTCATATGTGTTTTGCTGATTATTTGCTAGTTCTGTGTTATGGTAATGAAGATTCTGTTGCTGTTGTTAAAAATGCACTTGATAGTTTTAGTAAGGTTTCTGGCTTATATTCATACTTGGGTAAAAGCACAATCTTCTTTCGTAGTATATGCATGAGTACAAGGCAAAACATTCTTCATATTATTCCATTATTTTTGAGTAAACTTTCAGTGAGATATCTAGGTATTCCACCAATTTCCAAAAGACTTAGTGTGGGAGATTATAAGTGTTTGATTGACAAAGTGAAGGACAAGGTGAATAACTGGAGGAATGAAAAGTTATCATATGCTGGTAGGTTACCTCTTATTAACTCTATTCTTAGCTATATGCATGTCTATTGGACCTCTGTGTTTATGCTTCCTTCCACCGTAAAAGGTGTTAAAGAATTTTCTTTGGAGTCAAGGGATAATGTTAATGGGAAAGCTAAATTAGCATGGAAAATTGTTTGTACTGCAAAGGA AAGTATATGGGATATAAAAGTTGAAAGTAGGGATAGTTGGAACTGGGCTAAATTATTGAGTCTAAGGGACATGATTCTTGATCATGTGCACTGTGAAATTGTCAATGGGGAGAGCACTTCACTCTG GTTTTCAAAGCAATTCTGGGAGTATATGAAGGATAAGATCTTGTTTAAAGGCTTATCTCACAAAATTGGCATTATTCTTGAAGTCATGGCTAGATACCCTTTTAAAAATCAAATATGGAGCATCATTACAAGATTGGTTATTACTGCTGCTGTATACTACATTTGGGGGAAAGAAATAGTCGAATCTTCAAAGGGGTAA